CGCGTCGGGAACCCCGGCGGTGGCGCAGGTCAGGTAGATCGCGTCGAAGGGCGCGTGCTCGGGCCACCCCTCCCGACCGTCGCCGACGCGGACCCGCACGCCGTCGTCGCCGATCTCGGCGAGTCGATTGCGGGCGTGTTCCGCGAGTTCGGCGCTGTACTCGACCGAGTAGACGTTCTCCGGGCCGACGAGTTCGGCGGTGACGGCCGCGTGGTAGCCACAGCCGGTGCCGACCTCGAGCACCTCGTCGCCGGGCTTGAGGTCGAGCAGTTCGGTCATGATCCCGACCATGTGCGGCGCGCTGATCGTCTGGTCGTCGCCGATCGGCAGCGGCTGGTCGCTGTACGCCTGCTCCCGACGGGCGGGCGGGACGAACGCGTGTCTGGGGACGGTTTCGAGCGCCTCGAGGACGCGCCCGTCGGTGACCCGGCTGCGGCGCTCGAGTCCCTCGACCATCCGTTCGCGGTCCTCGAGTCGGTCGTCTCCGCCGGTCCGGTCGCGGTCGCCCCCGGTCATCTCACCAGGCCGACCAGGCGGTCGAGGTCTGGTCGAAGGCGTAGACGCGCTTTAGGTCCTTCGCGAAGCCGACGTCGCCCTCGACCTCGAAGCGATCCCGTCGGTAGCCCTCCGCGTCCTGGCGGACGACGAAGGCGTCGATCTCGAACTCGTCGTCGCCGAACTCCTCGACCGCGCCGACTTCGAACTCGTAGTCGCCGGGGACGTAGACGGTGACGCTGCGGCTGTCCTCGCGCCGGCCGTCCTGGGGGTGGATCGTGACGTCGACGGAGACGTTGTCGACCTCGCGGGTCCAGACGGTTTCGACGTCCTCCGCCGTGGCCGACTCGCGTCGGCGCTCGTCGCCGATCTCGAGGCTGGTGATGCGAACCGTCGAGAGCACCTCCTCGGTCTCGAGGAGGAACTCGTCGCCCGTCTCGAGGGTTTCCTCGGCCGGCGTCGTCACGTTCGCGGTGAACGACTCGCCGTCCTGGGAGACGACGACGTCGAGGGAGACCTCGCGCTCGCGTTCGGGCTGGATCTTGTGGACGTGTCCGCAGTCGCTACAGCGAACGGTGAGGTGGCCGCCGCCCTCGGTCAGGACCTCGTGGACCGTCTCGAGGTCGGACGAACACGAGGGGCAGGGTGTGGGAATCCGATCCGGAATGTCGCTCATACGCCGGGGTACACGCTACGGCCGTAAAAGGCGATTGAACCGCTCGGCACGGAGCTACGCTCGAGGAAGTGTCACTTCCTCACCACTCACGGCTCGTCGCCGTTCGCCATCGGCAGCCTCACGGCTTCCCCGTCTCGCGGTTACACCGCTCGACTAGGCCTGAGGAAGTGTCACTTCCTCACCATCCGCAAACACCGTCGGCTCCCGAAGAATGCCGTCGAGATGGATCGGCGCGTCGACGTCGCCGCCGATGCCCGCGTCGTCGCCGATGGCGATGTGGACCGTGCCGCCAGCCTTCTCGTCGAGCAGCACCGAGCCGATCAGGTCCGTCACCGCGACGTTCGTCCCGATACCGAGCTCCGCGAGGTTGTAGGCGGCGTCGCCCACATCCTCAGCAGCGGTCTCGACCGTCTCGCGAATCTCGTCGTCGGAGATGTGCGTGACCAGACCGTCCTCGACGTCGAAGGTGAGTTGCTGGCCGTCCTCGAGCAGCCCGTGGGGGCGCATCGTGCCATCGACGACGAACCGGCCGTCGGCGCTCTCGGGGCTGACGAACACCTCGCCGGCGGGGAGGTTCGACATCGTTCCGGCCTCGTGGACGATGCCGGTGTCCGAGAGGAACTCGCGGTTCGCGACATCGAACGTGATGTCGGTGCCCGCCTCCGTCGTCACGCGAATCTCGCTCGCGCCGTCGACCTGCTCGCGGACGTCCGCGCAGTGGGCGGCGATCCGCTCGTAATCCGCGTCGAGCCCCGTGACGAACACTTCCTCGGTGATACCGGGGAGGGTGGCGACGCGGGCACCCGCCTCGTTCGCCTCGGAACGGGCGCGGGTGTGGCTCAGGCTCTTGGTCGTCGGCGCGAGCACCACGTCAGCGTCGGCCATCGCCGCGGCGACGGGTGCCGGCGGCTCGCTGCCGTGGGTCGGCCCCGGCGGATACCGGAGGATCACGGCGTCGTCGGTGATCTCGCCGGCGACGGCGTACAGCGCCTCGCCGATCGGCTCGCGCTTGTCGTCGGTGACGATCAAACACGATTCGTCCCCCTCGAGAGCCATACACTGTCGCACCGCCGTCTCGGCGGCCGCCTGCAGATCGGACATGGCTACCAGTCGACTGAGCGAGCGGATAGGTCTTGCTCATCGCGTCCGGAACCGTACCCGAGAGGGGCCGTTGGTCGTGTCTTAACCCCGCACACGCGATCGCCGAAACGGCGGTTAGCAACTCCGAAGCGAGTAACAATCACGCGGGAACGCTCGAAACGATTATCCGGGTCGGCACTGGACTGGCGAGTACATGCTGCAGGTCGCCATCAACGGCTACGGTACGATCGGGAAACGCGTCGCGGACGCCGTCCGCGAACAGCCCGACATGGAGGTGCTGGGCGTCGCGAAGACCCGTCCGAACTTCGAGGCCGAAACCGCCATCGAGAAGGGGTACCCGCTGTACGCCGCCATCGAGGAGCGCGCCGACCAGTTCGCGGAAGCCGGCCTCGAGATCGCCGGCCCCGTCGACGACCTCGTCGACGAAGCCGACGTCGTCGTCGACGCCACGCCCTCGGGAATCGGCGCCGAGAACAGGACGCTGTACGAGGAGTACGACACGCCCGCGCTCTATCAGGGCGGCGAGGACGCCGCGGTGGCGGACGTGAGCTTCAACGCCCGCTCGAACTACGCCGAGTCCGTCGACGCCGACCACGTCCGCGTCGTCTCCTGTAACACGACCGGGCTCTCGCGGGTCGTGGCGCCCCTCGAGGAAACGTACGGCATCGAAAAAGTCCGCGCGACCCTCGTCCGCCGCGGCGGCGACCCCGGCCAGACCTCTCGCGGGCCGATCAACGACATTCTGCCGAACCCCGTCACGGTGCCCTCCCACCACGGCCCCGACGTCAACACCATCTTCCCCGATCTGGACATCGACACGCTCGGGATGAAAGTGCCCGCGACGCTGATGCACATGCACAGCCTGAACGTCACCCTCGAGGAGGGGGTCGAGGCCGCCGCGGTGAGAGAGCTGTTCGCCGACGAGTCGCGGCTGTTCCTGATCCCCGAGACGGCCGCCATCGACGGCAGCGGCAAGCTCAAGGAGTACGCCTTGGACGCCGGTCGGCCGCGGGGCGACCTCTGGGAGAACTGCATCTGGGAGGAGTCGATCTCGACGGTCGGAAACGACCTCTACCTCTTCCAGGGCATCCACCAGGAGTCCGACGTCGTCCCCGAGAACGTCGACGCGATCCGTGCGGTCACCGGCACGGCCGACGCCGAAGAGAGCATGGAGACGACAGACGAGACGCTCGGAATCGGATTCTGATCCGGGTTTCGCCGGCGAGTATCGGATCCGACAGAAGGTTTTTGCCGCGTCGCCTGCTACGCTCGCGTATGCGCCGAGATGACCGCGACGAACCCTTCGACGACCTGTTTCGCGAAATCGAGCGGATGATGAACGACATGATGCGCGGCGCCGACGTCGACTTCGAGTCGAGTATGGAAACCGGGTTCGGCGCGGACACTCACGTCGACGTCCACGAGACGGACGACGAGGTCCGGATCGTCGCCGACCTCCCCGGCGTCCCGAAGGAGAACATCGACCTCGAGTGCGACGGCAAGACGCTCACGATCTCCGCCCACAGCGACCACCGCGAGTACGACGAGCGGGTCACGCTCCCCCGTCGCGTGAACGAACACACGGCCTCGGCGACGTACAACAACGGCGTCCTCGAGGTCGTCTTCGATCCCGCAGAGCAGTCCTCGGACATCAGTCTCGAGTAGCGCGATCCGAGAGACCGCCGTGACGCTATCCTCGCCGTTCGTTTCACCGGCCAAAGACGTATTTCCCGACGATCCGTACGACGGTTCCAGACCTGGCAAGGGGAAGGTCGAGTACGAGTGACCCGCGTGACTCTCGAACTGCGGAACTGGTGCTGGAAACATCCCATTTCGTCCGGAATCGCCGGCTCGTACGAGGAAGCGGACGTCGTAAGACGAGCCAAACCGCCACAGGTCGGGCAGGTCCGCCGACGGCTTCGCCTCAATAGTAAGAACGCGACTGTCATCGATTCGAGGGCGATCGAACGGTTCCGTTTCGGTGAGATCCACCCCTCGAGGCGAGACAACAGCGAGTTGCCGGAGGAGACGGATCGGAAACGGTCTGAGCGGTTTATGCCGTCCGTGACGCTTGGAGGCTTAGAGGGGGGCTCGAACGGCGACTGAAGTAGTGAGAAGAGAAGACGCGTATCGGTACTCAGCCAGGACAGGACAGTCAACTGTAGCCGGAAGTCGGTCGCGAACAGCCCCAGAGACACCGAATGAGAGGGCAACGCGAAAACGGAGCGGAGAGGGAGTACCGATACGGCCCGCCCGAGAGTACAGTTGCCGGGATCGTCGCATCGTCGGCCGATGGCGGTACGATAGACGAGATCGGTCAGATTCGGCGAGCGAAGGCTGCCGGCTAC
Above is a genomic segment from Natrononativus amylolyticus containing:
- a CDS encoding type II glyceraldehyde-3-phosphate dehydrogenase, encoding MLQVAINGYGTIGKRVADAVREQPDMEVLGVAKTRPNFEAETAIEKGYPLYAAIEERADQFAEAGLEIAGPVDDLVDEADVVVDATPSGIGAENRTLYEEYDTPALYQGGEDAAVADVSFNARSNYAESVDADHVRVVSCNTTGLSRVVAPLEETYGIEKVRATLVRRGGDPGQTSRGPINDILPNPVTVPSHHGPDVNTIFPDLDIDTLGMKVPATLMHMHSLNVTLEEGVEAAAVRELFADESRLFLIPETAAIDGSGKLKEYALDAGRPRGDLWENCIWEESISTVGNDLYLFQGIHQESDVVPENVDAIRAVTGTADAEESMETTDETLGIGF
- a CDS encoding protein-L-isoaspartate(D-aspartate) O-methyltransferase; translation: MTGGDRDRTGGDDRLEDRERMVEGLERRSRVTDGRVLEALETVPRHAFVPPARREQAYSDQPLPIGDDQTISAPHMVGIMTELLDLKPGDEVLEVGTGCGYHAAVTAELVGPENVYSVEYSAELAEHARNRLAEIGDDGVRVRVGDGREGWPEHAPFDAIYLTCATAGVPDALLEQLRPGGRLLAPVGTVSQTLVAIDRRADGSLERSEHGGVRFVRMRG
- a CDS encoding HVO_0476 family zinc finger protein, with the translated sequence MSDIPDRIPTPCPSCSSDLETVHEVLTEGGGHLTVRCSDCGHVHKIQPEREREVSLDVVVSQDGESFTANVTTPAEETLETGDEFLLETEEVLSTVRITSLEIGDERRRESATAEDVETVWTREVDNVSVDVTIHPQDGRREDSRSVTVYVPGDYEFEVGAVEEFGDDEFEIDAFVVRQDAEGYRRDRFEVEGDVGFAKDLKRVYAFDQTSTAWSAW
- a CDS encoding Hsp20/alpha crystallin family protein; the protein is MRRDDRDEPFDDLFREIERMMNDMMRGADVDFESSMETGFGADTHVDVHETDDEVRIVADLPGVPKENIDLECDGKTLTISAHSDHREYDERVTLPRRVNEHTASATYNNGVLEVVFDPAEQSSDISLE
- a CDS encoding aminopeptidase; translation: MSDLQAAAETAVRQCMALEGDESCLIVTDDKREPIGEALYAVAGEITDDAVILRYPPGPTHGSEPPAPVAAAMADADVVLAPTTKSLSHTRARSEANEAGARVATLPGITEEVFVTGLDADYERIAAHCADVREQVDGASEIRVTTEAGTDITFDVANREFLSDTGIVHEAGTMSNLPAGEVFVSPESADGRFVVDGTMRPHGLLEDGQQLTFDVEDGLVTHISDDEIRETVETAAEDVGDAAYNLAELGIGTNVAVTDLIGSVLLDEKAGGTVHIAIGDDAGIGGDVDAPIHLDGILREPTVFADGEEVTLPQA